A stretch of Monomorium pharaonis isolate MP-MQ-018 chromosome 7, ASM1337386v2, whole genome shotgun sequence DNA encodes these proteins:
- the LOC105840064 gene encoding 1-phosphatidylinositol 4,5-bisphosphate phosphodiesterase isoform X4 translates to MTKRFEFNWQIEVPEALRTGCVFDRWTEEKDNTEIELNCMFKVDEYGFFIYWQSEGKDGDVIELCQVSDIRAGGVPKDPKLFDKLLSKHGEQLDEKSLTICSGVDYTNINYQHVVCPDPATAKVWLDGVRSITHNVKANNVCPLTCLKKHWMRLRMLVDPIGKVPVKVVARTFASGKTEKLVYQCLSELGLPSGKNDVIEPDDFTFDAFYALYHKICPRNDIEELFQSITQGKADTINLEQLITFLNEKQRDPTLNEILYPFYDEKRTMEIINDYEQNEVARNEKTMTKDGFIRYLMSDENAPVFLDRLDVYMDMDQPLAHYYINSSHNTYLSGRQIGGKSSVEMYRQVLLAGCRCVELDCWDGKGEDEGEPIITHGKAMCTDILFKDVIYAIRDTAFVTSEYPVILSFENHCSIKQQYKMAKYCDEILGDLLLKEPLKDYPLEPGVLLPSPNALKRKILIKNKRLKPEEEKQALEKFKQGVFVVEDEVKEDPSAPPTIAVVAVDQQLVKEEVSESITPSGIQQQQSGTGSVLGESIELAPPQHYVGSTSNVHPFLSSMVNYAQPVKLVSFDDAEEKNLYYNMSSFPENAGLNHLKTSAIEFVNYNKRQMSRIYPKGTRADSSNYMPQVFWNAGCQMVSLNFQTADLPMQLNQGKFEYNGSSGYLLKPDFMRRADRSFDPFAESPVDGVIATQCSVQVIAGQFLSDKKVGTYVEVEMYGLPTDTIRKEFRTKVVPANGLNPVYNEEPFLFRKVVLPDLAALRFAVYDESNGKLLGQRIVPLDGLQAGYRHIALRTEANFPMSLPMLFCNIDIKIYVPDGFEEFMDALTAPRAFRKSESMSQNKMRGLGIEESDSKNNVDNKNNVLPHHQEVAKPREEMKFDPITLETLRHEKGYQKVLRKQQKELESLKKKHHKEKLTIQKQHCVAIEKIFKGKNKAELSRDPIVRRAVSEQTTQWSLLADRQRREERELVRGHLEERRTQLCKLCMTAQVAQLKQQAARHDREMKEITARQARLSVESAREVMNDKTLKTRGIKEGRLREKQQNNTKKFMEERKIAQMIQNREKEKLKVIHEKQLEELQKDVNAIMDMYKNEDMDYEPTKMLAEFYV, encoded by the exons ATGACGAAGAGGTTTGAGTTCAACTGGCAGATCGAAGTGCCGGAAGCACTCCGCACCGGCTGCGTCTTCGATCGTTGGACGGAGGAGAAGGATAACACTGAAATCGAGCTGAATTGCATGTTCAAAGTCGACGAGTATGGTTTCTTTATCTATTGGCAGAGCGAGGGGAAG GACGGCGATGTTATTGAGTTGTGTCAAGTGAGTGACATCAGAGCCGGAGGCGTTCCCAAG GATCCCAAGTTATTCGACAAGCTGCTCAGCAAGCATGGCGAACAGTTGGATGAGAAAAGTCTGACCATCTGTTCTGGCGTCGATTACACCAACATCAACTATCAGCACGTCGTATGTCCGGATCCTGCGACTGCTAAG GTATGGTTGGACGGCGTTCGATCGATTACGCACAACGTCAAAGCGAATAACGTTTGTCCGCTTACATGTCTGAAGAAACA ttGGATGCGACTTAGGATGCTGGTAGATCCCATTGGGAAAGTTCCAGTGAAAGTGGTCGCGAGAACTTTCGCATCTGGTAAAACGGAAAAGCTCGTTTACCAATGTCTCTCTGAGTTAGGTTTACCTAGCGGAAAG AACGACGTAATAGAACCCGACGACTTCACCTTCGACGCATTTTATGCGCTTTATCACAAAATATGTCCGAGAAACGACATAGaagaattatttcaatcaat AACGCAGGGTAAGGCCGATACAATTAACCTGGAGCAACTGATTACCTTCCTTAATGAAAAGCAAAGAGATCCGACCCTGAACGAAATTCTCTATCCATTCTACGACGAGAAACGTACAATGGAAATCATCAATGATTACGAACAGAACGAAGTTGCGCGTAATGAAA AAACAATGACGAAGGACGGCTTCATAAGGTACCTGATGTCTGACGAGAATGCGCCAGTTTTTCTCGACAGGCTAGACGTTTATATGGATATGGACCAACCTTTGGCGCATTATTACATCAATTCGAGCCACAACACTTATCTGAGTGGACGTCAAATCGGTGGAAAGAGCAGCGTCGAGATGTACAGACAAGTTTTACTTGCCGGATGCAG ATGCGTCGAATTGGATTGTTGGGACGGCAAAGGAGAAGACGAAGGGGAGCCGATAATCACACACGGCAAAGCTATGTGCACCGACATTCTATTCAAGGACGTTATATACGCAATCAGAGACACGGCCTTCGTTACATCGGAATATCCAGTGATTCTCAGCTTTGAAAATCATTGTAGCATTAAACAGCAATACAAAATGGCCAAGTACTGTGATGAAATCCTGGGTGATTTGTTGCTGAAAGAACCCCTAAAAGATTATCCT TTGGAGCCAGGAGTACTGTTGCCATCGCCCAATGCGCTGAAACGCAAGATCCTTATTAAGAACAAGCGCCTAAAGCCTGAAGAAGAAAAGCAGGCGTTAGAAAAATTCAAGCAAGGCGTATTCGTGGTCGAGGACGAGGTTAAGGAAGATCCTAGCGCGCCACCGACGATCGCCGTCGTCGCTGTGGATCAACAATTGGTAAAA GAGGAAGTTTCCGAATCTATAACACCGTCGGGTATTCAACAGCAACAATCTGGCACTGGTTCAGTCCTTGGAGAAAGTATAGAGTTGGCACCGCCTCAGCATTATGTCGGAAGTACTTCCAATGTACATCCGTTTCTGTCCTCCATGGTCAACTATGCACAACCTGTAAAATTGGTCAGTTTCGACGATGCTGAAG aaaagaaCCTTTATTACAATATGTCTTCCTTCCCGGAAAATGCTGGCTTGAATCATTTGAAAACCTCTGCCATTGAATTCGTAAATTATAACAAGCGGCAGATGAGCCGGATTTATCCGAAGGGTACACGAGCCGATTCTTCCAACTACATGCCGCAG GTCTTCTGGAACGCTGGCTGCCAAATGGTGTCGCTGAACTTTCAAACCGCGGATCTGCCCATGCAATTGAATCAAGGCAAGTTCGAGTACAACGGATCTTCGGGCTATTTATTGAAGCCGGATTTTATGAGACGTGCTGATAGGAGCTTCGATCCTTTCGCCGAGAGTCCCGTGGATGGAGTGATCGCCACACAGTGCAGTGTTCAG GTAATAGCTGGACAGTTTCTGTCTGACAAGAAAGTCGGAACGTACGTTGAAGTCGAAATGTATGGCCTACCAACCGACACAATACGCAAGGAATTTCGCACGAAAGTGGTCCCCGCCAACGGTTTGAACCCCGTTTACAATGAAGAACCCTTTCTCTTCAGAAAAGTCGTCCTACCGGATTTAGCCGCTCTGAGATTTGCGGTGTACGATGAATCGAACGGCAAACTGCTAGGACAGAGAATCGTACCTTTAGACGGTTTACAAGCCGGATATCGGCATATCGCATTGCGAACCGAAGCCAATTTTCCTATGTCTCTGCCTATGCTGTTTTGCAACATTGACATAAAAATCTATGTGCCAGATGGTTTTGAAG aatttatggATGCTTTGACGGCGCCGAGAGCATTCAGAAAATCAGAAAGCATGTCGCAAAATAAAATGCGGGGTCTGGGAATCGAAGAGAGCGATAGTAAAAACAATGTAGACAACAAAAACAACGTATTACCTCATCATCAAGAGGTAGCGAAACCAAGAG aGGAAATGAAGTTTGATCCAATTACTCTGGAGACGCTGAGACACGAAAAGGGTTATCAAAAAGTATTAAGGAAACAACAAAAAGAACTGGAGTCGTTGAAAAAGAAACATCACAAGGAGAAATTAACTATTCAGAAGCAGCATTGCGTTGcaatagagaaaatttttaaaggaaaaaa TAAAGCAGAACTTTCGAGGGATCCCATTGTTCGTCGCGCCGTTTCTGAACAGACGACCCAGTGGTCGCTTCTCGCCGACAGGCAACGTCGAGAGGAACGCGAGCTTGTCCGCGGGCATCTGGAAGAGCGACGGACGCAGCTGTGTAAATTGTGCATGACCGCGCAGGTGGCGCAATTAAAACAGCAGGCCGCGCGTCACGATCGGGAGATGAAAGAGATAACCGCACGGCAGGCGAGATTGTCGGTGGAGAGCGCGCGGGAAGTGATGAACGACAAGACCTTGAAGACGCGCGGTATCAAGGAGGGTAGACTGAGGGAGAAGCAGCAGAACAACACGAAGAAGTTCATGGAGGAGCGCAAGATCGCGCAAATGATACAGAACAGGGAGAAGGAGAAACTTAAAGTGATCCACGAGAAGCAATTGGAGGAGTTGCAGAAGGACGTGAATGCG ATTATGGATATGTACAAGAATGAGGACATGGACTATGAGCCGACTAAGATGCTGGCTGAATTCTACGTGTGA